From a single Nocardioides panacis genomic region:
- a CDS encoding amino acid permease, with amino-acid sequence MAEPTELSSDEQLLAKLGYKQELSRSWSGFSNFAISFSIISILAGCFTTFYQGWNNGGPVAISWGWPLISAFILIIGFTMSELVSAYPTSGGIYWWASKMGGPAAGFFTGWLNLIGLLAVTASVAYGAATFLDLTISTISSDWADGYSLTRVFILFVVILVLAAVMNIFRSHLLAVVNNISVWWHVAGAAIVILVLIIVPDTHQSVNFVFTERINNSGFSNSSYWFLVLPLGFLLTQYTITGFDASAHLSEETHDAADGAAKGIWRSIFYSAIGGYVLLLAFVFAVQDPAKVTEGGGGIDVIFSQALPEGWHFLVLLISTAGQLFCTTACLTSASRMTFAFSRDGAIPGSTWLAKVNPKTRIPANAVIFVTTIGIIITLPALKSIGGIPVAFLAIVSVAVIGLYLAFLIPIFLRWRMGDAFEPGSWTLGSKYKWMNLVAVIEIAVISVYFILPFTPSGVPFNKDFSWASFNYAPILTFGVLIVLAIWWNVSAKKWFTGPKHTIDETVIKAFDD; translated from the coding sequence ATGGCCGAACCGACCGAACTGTCCTCCGACGAGCAGCTGCTCGCCAAGCTGGGCTACAAGCAGGAGCTCAGCCGCTCCTGGTCCGGCTTCTCGAACTTCGCGATCTCGTTCTCGATCATCTCGATCCTCGCCGGATGCTTCACGACCTTCTACCAGGGCTGGAACAACGGCGGCCCGGTCGCCATCTCCTGGGGCTGGCCGCTGATCTCGGCGTTCATCCTGATCATCGGCTTCACGATGTCCGAGCTGGTGTCGGCGTACCCGACGTCCGGCGGCATCTACTGGTGGGCGTCCAAGATGGGCGGCCCCGCGGCGGGCTTCTTCACCGGGTGGCTGAACCTGATCGGGCTGCTCGCGGTGACCGCCTCGGTCGCCTACGGCGCGGCGACCTTCCTCGACCTGACCATCAGCACGATCAGCAGCGACTGGGCCGACGGCTACTCCCTCACCCGGGTGTTCATCCTGTTCGTGGTGATCCTGGTGCTGGCCGCGGTGATGAACATCTTCCGCAGCCACCTGCTCGCGGTCGTCAACAACATCTCGGTGTGGTGGCACGTCGCGGGTGCCGCGATCGTGATCCTGGTGCTGATCATCGTGCCGGACACCCACCAGAGCGTGAACTTCGTGTTCACCGAGCGGATCAACAACTCCGGCTTCAGCAACAGCAGCTACTGGTTCCTCGTGCTGCCGCTGGGCTTCCTGCTCACGCAGTACACGATCACCGGCTTCGACGCCTCGGCGCACCTGTCGGAGGAGACGCACGACGCGGCGGACGGCGCGGCCAAGGGCATCTGGCGGTCGATCTTCTACTCGGCCATCGGCGGCTACGTGCTGCTGCTGGCGTTCGTCTTCGCCGTCCAGGACCCCGCCAAGGTGACCGAGGGCGGCGGCGGCATCGACGTCATCTTCAGCCAGGCGCTGCCGGAGGGCTGGCACTTCCTGGTGCTGCTGATCTCCACCGCCGGCCAGCTGTTCTGCACCACCGCGTGCCTGACCAGCGCGTCCCGGATGACCTTCGCGTTCAGCCGCGACGGCGCGATCCCCGGCTCCACCTGGCTGGCCAAGGTCAACCCCAAGACGCGGATCCCGGCCAACGCGGTCATCTTCGTCACCACGATCGGCATCATCATCACGCTGCCGGCGCTCAAGAGCATCGGTGGCATCCCGGTCGCGTTCCTCGCGATCGTGTCGGTCGCGGTGATCGGGCTGTACCTCGCCTTCCTGATCCCGATCTTCCTGCGCTGGCGGATGGGCGACGCCTTCGAGCCGGGGTCGTGGACCCTCGGGTCGAAGTACAAGTGGATGAACCTGGTCGCGGTCATCGAGATCGCGGTCATCTCCGTCTACTTCATCCTGCCCTTCACCCCGTCGGGCGTGCCCTTCAACAAGGACTTCAGCTGGGCGAGCTTCAACTACGCCCCGATCCTGACCTTCGGCGTGCTGATCGTGCTCGCGATCTGGTGGAACGTCTCGGCGAAGAAGTGGTTCACCGGGCCCAAGCACACGATCGACGAGACCGTCATCAAGGCGTTCGACGACTGA
- a CDS encoding choline kinase family protein, producing the protein MADDLAQDVELEALLDRIPVLRGLPRSVVELPGGLTNQNLRVTTPTDDLVVRRFRGDAALLGIDRDAEHLNTRAAAQAGVGAPVVDYRPDLGVLVIGYIDGTTYDNGSFASPDALARAGRAVRRLHDGPRFTGDFDMFARQAGYLRTVQERGFRLVEGYADHGPAFRRVQAALAVRAAPTVPCNNDLLAGNFVDDGTRVWLIDYEYSGNNDACFELGNTATECDLDDDQVEALLAAYDGRATRSRLARVRLQALVSAYGWSLWGAIQACASTLDFDFDSWGRERFEKAARGFTSRGFDALLEEVARAD; encoded by the coding sequence GTGGCCGACGACCTCGCGCAGGACGTCGAGCTGGAGGCCCTGCTGGACCGGATCCCGGTCCTGCGGGGCCTCCCGCGCTCCGTCGTGGAGCTGCCCGGCGGCCTGACGAACCAGAACCTCCGGGTGACCACGCCCACCGACGACCTGGTCGTCCGCCGGTTCCGCGGGGACGCGGCGCTGCTCGGGATCGACCGGGACGCCGAGCACCTGAACACCCGGGCCGCCGCGCAGGCCGGGGTCGGCGCCCCGGTCGTCGACTACCGGCCGGACCTCGGCGTGCTGGTGATCGGCTACATCGACGGGACGACGTACGACAACGGCTCGTTCGCCTCCCCGGACGCCCTCGCGCGGGCCGGGCGGGCGGTCCGGCGGCTGCACGACGGCCCGCGGTTCACCGGCGACTTCGACATGTTCGCCCGGCAGGCGGGCTACCTGCGGACCGTGCAGGAGCGGGGCTTCCGCCTCGTCGAGGGGTACGCCGACCACGGCCCGGCCTTCCGCCGGGTGCAGGCCGCGCTCGCCGTGCGGGCCGCGCCGACCGTGCCCTGCAACAACGACCTGCTCGCCGGCAACTTCGTCGACGACGGCACCCGGGTGTGGCTGATCGACTACGAGTACTCCGGCAACAACGACGCCTGCTTCGAGCTGGGCAACACCGCCACCGAGTGCGACCTCGACGACGACCAGGTCGAGGCCCTCCTCGCGGCGTACGACGGACGGGCGACCCGGAGCCGGCTGGCGCGCGTGCGGCTCCAGGCGCTGGTGTCGGCCTACGGCTGGTCGCTGTGGGGGGCGATCCAGGCGTGCGCCAGCACCCTGGACTTCGACTTCGACAGCTGGGGCCGCGAGCGGTTCGAGAAGGCCGCACGGGGGTTCACCTCCCGCGGCTTCGACGCCCTGCTGGAGGAGGTTGCGCGTGCCGACTGA
- a CDS encoding alpha/beta fold hydrolase, protein MTITAGEQVEIDHANASDATPIVFVHGLWLLRSSWRPWRDAAESQGFVTLAPGWPDDPETVAEARAHPDVLAGKGVAGVTDHYAAVIGSLHRAPVVIGHSFGGLITQKLAGRGLARASVAIDPAPFRGVLPLPVSALRASSAVLANPANRGRAVMLSEKQFRYAFGNAVSEGESRELYQRYAVPGPGRPLFQAATANLHPGTEASVDTMHPERGPLLIVSGERDHTVPWAIANASYKKQARNPHATAITEISGRGHSLVIDHGWPEVADSAFGFLATHGVTAS, encoded by the coding sequence ATGACCATCACAGCCGGCGAGCAGGTCGAGATCGACCACGCCAACGCGTCGGACGCGACGCCGATCGTCTTCGTGCACGGCCTGTGGCTGCTGCGCAGCAGCTGGCGGCCCTGGCGGGACGCCGCGGAGAGCCAGGGGTTCGTGACGCTGGCGCCCGGCTGGCCCGACGACCCGGAGACCGTCGCCGAGGCCCGGGCGCACCCGGACGTGCTCGCCGGCAAGGGCGTCGCGGGGGTCACCGACCACTACGCCGCGGTGATCGGCAGCCTGCACCGCGCGCCGGTGGTGATCGGTCACTCGTTCGGCGGGCTGATCACCCAGAAGCTCGCGGGGCGCGGCCTGGCGCGGGCGTCGGTCGCGATCGACCCGGCCCCGTTCCGGGGCGTGCTGCCGCTCCCGGTCTCCGCGCTCCGGGCGTCCTCCGCGGTGCTCGCCAACCCCGCCAACCGCGGGCGTGCGGTGATGCTCAGCGAGAAGCAGTTCCGCTACGCCTTCGGGAACGCCGTGTCGGAGGGCGAGTCCCGCGAGCTCTACCAGCGCTACGCGGTGCCGGGCCCGGGCCGCCCGCTGTTCCAGGCCGCGACGGCCAACCTGCACCCCGGGACCGAGGCGAGCGTGGACACGATGCACCCCGAGCGCGGGCCGCTGCTGATCGTCTCCGGCGAGCGGGACCACACCGTGCCGTGGGCGATCGCCAACGCGTCGTACAAGAAGCAGGCCCGCAACCCGCACGCGACCGCGATCACGGAGATCTCCGGACGGGGCCACTCGCTGGTGATCGACCACGGCTGGCCGGAGGTCGCCGACTCGGCGTTCGGGTTCCTGGCCACGCACGGCGTCACCGCGTCCTGA
- a CDS encoding GNAT family N-acetyltransferase, with translation MVIGFPPDERPRPRLGPGLRSPHPPGSRSGQGPAAVRVTRCPTCDRCATPTWPTSSPSTTATSWKLAPMDEARLHEVRESADRFDVLDVDGAFAGFVITFAPGAAYDSVNYRWFAARHERFYYLDRIVLHEGFRRRGLGGQVYDEIERIAAPYTRLALEVNLVPRNDASLAFHAARGYREVGRLGDDEHLVAMLEKPL, from the coding sequence ATGGTCATCGGATTCCCTCCGGATGAACGCCCCCGGCCCAGGCTAGGGCCGGGCCTCCGCTCCCCGCACCCACCCGGATCGAGGAGTGGACAGGGTCCGGCCGCGGTTAGGGTGACGAGGTGCCCGACCTGCGACCGCTGCGCGACACCGACGTGGCCGACGTCCTCACCCTCAACGACCGCAACGTCGTGGAAGCTCGCGCCGATGGACGAGGCCCGGCTGCACGAGGTGCGCGAGAGCGCCGACCGGTTCGACGTGCTCGACGTGGACGGCGCGTTCGCCGGCTTCGTTATCACGTTCGCCCCGGGCGCGGCGTACGACTCGGTCAACTACCGCTGGTTCGCCGCGCGGCACGAGCGGTTCTACTACCTGGACCGGATCGTGCTGCACGAGGGCTTCCGGCGGCGCGGCCTCGGCGGCCAGGTGTACGACGAGATCGAGCGGATCGCGGCGCCGTACACCCGGCTCGCCCTGGAGGTGAACCTCGTGCCGCGCAACGACGCGTCCCTGGCGTTCCACGCCGCCCGGGGCTACCGCGAGGTCGGCCGGCTCGGGGACGACGAGCACCTGGTGGCGATGCTGGAGAAGCCGCTGTGA
- a CDS encoding glutamine synthetase family protein, giving the protein MSLPKRNPRLLSLEHLKDLIRNDEVDTVVIAFTDMQGRLQGKRLHASYFVDVVVDQGAEGCNYLLGVDVDMNTVDGYAMTSWEKGYGDMEFVLDYDTIRWLPHLPKTVLVQCDLVLADHVAVEPAPRTILKKQLARAAELGYVALAGTELEFIVFDDTYESAWNAGYRGLTPSNQYNVDYSILGTTRVEPLLRDIRNSMHAAGMVVEGAKGECNLGQHEIGFLYDEALVTADNHSVYKTSAKEIAALHGKALTFMAKFDQREGNSCHIHLSLRGADGDVVFWKDGRRTPLYDHFVAGVLATMQEFTLFYAPNVNSYKRFADGSFAPTAVAWGLDNRTCAVRLVGHGPSARMENRLPGGDVNPYLALAAMLAGGLHGIEHELELEDEQVGNAYTSDKPKVPRTLRAARDAFTTSEVARSVFGDEVVDHYTNMADVELASFDSAVTDWELRRGFERM; this is encoded by the coding sequence ATGAGCCTGCCCAAACGGAACCCCCGGCTGCTGAGCCTCGAGCACCTCAAGGACCTGATCCGCAACGACGAGGTCGACACCGTCGTCATCGCCTTCACCGACATGCAGGGGCGCCTGCAGGGCAAGCGGCTGCACGCGTCGTACTTCGTGGACGTGGTGGTCGACCAGGGCGCGGAGGGCTGCAACTACCTGCTGGGCGTCGACGTGGACATGAACACCGTCGACGGCTACGCGATGACGTCGTGGGAGAAGGGCTACGGGGACATGGAGTTCGTCCTCGACTACGACACGATCCGCTGGCTGCCGCACCTGCCCAAGACCGTCCTGGTGCAGTGCGACCTGGTGCTGGCCGACCACGTGGCCGTCGAGCCGGCGCCGCGCACGATCCTCAAGAAGCAGCTCGCCCGGGCCGCCGAGCTCGGGTACGTCGCGCTGGCCGGCACCGAGCTGGAGTTCATCGTGTTCGACGACACCTACGAGAGCGCCTGGAACGCCGGCTACCGCGGGCTGACCCCGAGCAACCAGTACAACGTCGACTACTCCATCCTCGGTACGACGCGCGTGGAGCCGCTGCTGCGCGACATCCGCAACTCGATGCACGCCGCCGGGATGGTCGTCGAGGGCGCGAAGGGCGAGTGCAACCTCGGCCAGCACGAGATCGGCTTCCTCTACGACGAGGCGCTGGTGACCGCGGACAACCACTCGGTCTACAAGACCTCGGCCAAGGAGATCGCGGCGCTGCACGGCAAGGCACTGACGTTCATGGCGAAGTTCGACCAGCGGGAGGGCAACTCCTGCCACATCCACCTGTCGCTGCGCGGCGCCGACGGGGACGTCGTGTTCTGGAAGGACGGGCGGCGTACCCCGCTCTACGACCACTTCGTCGCAGGCGTGCTCGCGACCATGCAGGAGTTCACGCTGTTCTACGCGCCGAACGTCAACTCCTACAAGCGGTTCGCGGACGGCTCCTTCGCCCCCACCGCGGTCGCCTGGGGCCTGGACAACCGGACCTGCGCGGTGCGGCTGGTCGGGCACGGGCCGTCGGCCCGGATGGAGAACCGGCTCCCGGGTGGGGACGTGAACCCCTACTTGGCACTGGCTGCCATGCTGGCGGGCGGCCTGCACGGCATCGAGCACGAGCTGGAGCTCGAGGACGAGCAGGTCGGCAACGCCTACACCTCCGACAAGCCCAAGGTGCCCCGCACCCTGCGCGCCGCGAGGGACGCGTTCACCACCTCGGAGGTGGCGCGGTCCGTCTTCGGTGACGAGGTGGTGGACCACTACACGAACATGGCCGACGTGGAGCTCGCCTCCTTCGACTCGGCCGTGACCGACTGGGAGCTGCGCCGCGGCTTCGAGAGGATGTGA
- a CDS encoding FadR/GntR family transcriptional regulator translates to MSANPSIELSETVLRAVRGHHAFEGCVEQLGTAIRLGVYPRGTSLPPERELAERMGVSRATLREAIAALRAAEFVQTTRGRGGGTVVSYRPRKPSARGARALGPRSDALRDMLVFRRVVEPGACHIAACRELGESQRDLLVAAHDDVAGATDPAEHRQADSRFHLAVAAVTESPLTVRAVAAVQSDLHDMLSAIPVLDVNIEHSARQHRTILTAILKGEATQARRVMESHCDDTAALLRGLLT, encoded by the coding sequence GTGTCGGCCAACCCCAGCATCGAGCTGAGCGAGACCGTCCTGCGTGCCGTGCGGGGGCATCACGCCTTCGAGGGATGTGTCGAGCAGCTGGGCACCGCCATCCGGCTCGGGGTCTACCCCCGCGGGACCTCGCTCCCACCCGAGCGCGAGCTCGCCGAGCGGATGGGCGTCTCCCGGGCCACGCTCCGCGAGGCGATCGCCGCGCTGCGGGCGGCCGAGTTCGTCCAGACCACCCGTGGGCGCGGCGGCGGGACCGTGGTGAGCTACCGGCCGAGGAAGCCGTCCGCCCGCGGCGCCCGGGCCCTCGGGCCGCGCAGCGACGCGCTGCGGGACATGCTGGTCTTCCGCCGGGTCGTGGAGCCCGGCGCCTGCCACATCGCCGCCTGCCGGGAGCTCGGGGAGAGCCAGCGGGACCTGCTGGTGGCCGCCCACGACGACGTCGCCGGGGCCACCGACCCGGCCGAGCACCGGCAGGCCGACTCCCGCTTCCACCTCGCGGTCGCCGCGGTCACCGAGTCCCCGCTGACGGTCCGCGCCGTGGCGGCGGTCCAGTCCGACCTGCACGACATGCTCAGCGCCATCCCGGTGCTCGACGTCAACATCGAGCACTCCGCCCGGCAGCACCGGACGATCCTCACCGCGATCCTCAAGGGCGAGGCCACCCAGGCCCGCCGGGTCATGGAGAGCCACTGCGACGACACCGCCGCGCTGCTCCGCGGACTCCTCACGTGA
- a CDS encoding GcvT family protein: MPTDLPSRARVVIVGGGVIGTSTAYHLTRLGWTDVLLLEQGSLSGGTTWHAAGLVGQLRASESGTRLVQYSGELYARLEAETGLSAGYKQCGGVIVARTEDRMTQLRRTAATADAFGLECSMMTPDEALSRWPAMRVDDLLGAIWLPGDGKANPTDLTMALAKGARQHGATVAERTRVLDVLVRDGAVTGVRTDRGDVEAEVVVNCAGQWAAQVGAMAGVAVPLHSAEHFYVVTDQVEGVHPDLPILRDPDGWTYFKEEVGGLVVGGFEPEAKPWVAPDQVPYPFEFALLDEDWDHFGILMDSALHRIPALAETGIRKFYNGPESFTPDNQFLMGEAPNVRGFFVGAGFNSVGIASAGGAGRALAEWVVEGEPTSDLVSVDLRRFGAYAANTGWLRDRVVEILGLHYAVPWPNRELESARPLRCSPLHDRLAARNAAFGSRAGWERPNVFAPAGTSPRTPYTWGKPAWLPWSAAEQRATRTGVAVFDQTSFSKYLVVGRDAEASLQWICSNDVAVPVGTVVYTALLNRRGTYESDLTVTRVSAEEYLLVSSSATTERDLDHLRRHVPAGHDTRVVDVTSAHAVLGVMGPRSRELLAVVSGEPLDDFGFATSRMLRVGRATVRATRITYVGELGWELYAPTETATGVYDALMAAGADLGVVDAGYSAIESLRLEKGYRAFGRELTPDHAPVEAGLLFACKLRTDVDFLGRAAVETARAAGPRRRLVSVVVEDPEPMLWGGELVLRDGVPVGQLTSAAWGETVGACVGLGYVADPAGTTSRDWVGSGSWSVDAGGAVHPVRVGLRAPYDPGNDRIRG, translated from the coding sequence GTGCCGACTGACCTGCCGTCCCGGGCCCGGGTCGTGATCGTCGGTGGCGGGGTGATCGGCACCAGCACGGCCTACCACCTGACCCGGCTCGGCTGGACCGACGTGCTGCTGCTCGAGCAGGGGTCGCTGTCCGGCGGCACCACCTGGCACGCCGCCGGCCTGGTCGGGCAGCTGCGGGCCTCGGAGAGCGGCACCCGGCTGGTGCAGTACAGCGGCGAGCTGTACGCCCGGCTCGAGGCCGAGACCGGGCTGTCCGCCGGCTACAAGCAGTGCGGCGGGGTGATCGTGGCCCGCACCGAGGACCGGATGACCCAGCTGCGCCGGACCGCGGCGACCGCGGACGCGTTCGGGCTCGAGTGCTCGATGATGACGCCCGACGAGGCGCTGTCCCGCTGGCCGGCGATGCGCGTCGACGACCTGCTCGGCGCGATCTGGCTGCCCGGGGACGGCAAGGCCAACCCCACCGACCTGACCATGGCGCTGGCCAAGGGCGCCCGGCAGCACGGGGCCACGGTCGCGGAGCGGACGCGGGTGCTCGACGTGCTCGTCCGCGACGGCGCGGTGACCGGGGTCCGGACCGACCGCGGCGACGTCGAGGCCGAGGTGGTGGTGAACTGCGCCGGCCAGTGGGCCGCCCAGGTCGGCGCGATGGCCGGCGTCGCGGTGCCGCTGCACTCGGCCGAGCACTTCTACGTCGTCACCGACCAGGTCGAGGGCGTCCACCCGGACCTGCCGATCCTGCGGGACCCGGACGGCTGGACCTACTTCAAGGAGGAGGTCGGCGGCCTGGTCGTCGGCGGCTTCGAGCCCGAGGCCAAGCCGTGGGTCGCGCCGGACCAGGTGCCCTACCCGTTCGAGTTCGCGCTGCTCGACGAGGACTGGGACCACTTCGGGATCCTGATGGACAGCGCCCTGCACCGGATCCCGGCGCTCGCCGAGACCGGGATCCGCAAGTTCTACAACGGGCCGGAGTCCTTCACCCCCGACAACCAGTTCCTGATGGGCGAGGCCCCGAACGTGCGCGGCTTCTTCGTGGGCGCCGGCTTCAACTCGGTCGGCATCGCCTCGGCGGGCGGCGCCGGCCGCGCCCTGGCCGAGTGGGTCGTCGAGGGCGAGCCGACCAGCGACCTGGTGTCGGTGGACCTCCGCCGGTTCGGGGCGTACGCCGCGAACACCGGGTGGCTGCGCGACCGGGTCGTGGAGATCCTCGGCCTGCACTACGCCGTGCCGTGGCCGAACCGGGAGCTGGAGAGCGCCCGCCCGCTGCGCTGCTCGCCGCTGCACGACCGGCTCGCCGCCCGCAACGCCGCGTTCGGGTCCCGGGCCGGGTGGGAGCGCCCGAACGTCTTCGCGCCGGCCGGGACGTCGCCGCGGACGCCGTACACCTGGGGGAAGCCGGCCTGGCTGCCCTGGTCGGCCGCGGAGCAGCGCGCCACCCGCACCGGGGTCGCGGTGTTCGACCAGACCTCGTTCTCGAAGTACCTCGTGGTGGGCCGCGACGCCGAGGCCAGCCTGCAGTGGATCTGCTCCAACGACGTCGCGGTGCCGGTCGGCACGGTCGTGTACACCGCGCTGCTGAACCGGCGCGGCACCTACGAGTCCGACCTCACCGTCACCCGGGTCTCGGCCGAGGAGTACCTCCTGGTGAGCAGCTCGGCCACCACCGAGCGCGACCTCGACCACCTGCGGCGGCACGTGCCGGCCGGGCACGACACCCGGGTCGTCGACGTGACCTCCGCGCACGCCGTGCTCGGCGTGATGGGGCCGCGCTCGCGGGAGCTGCTCGCGGTGGTGTCCGGGGAGCCGCTCGACGACTTCGGCTTCGCGACGTCGCGGATGCTGCGGGTCGGCCGCGCCACCGTGCGGGCCACCCGGATCACCTACGTCGGCGAGCTGGGCTGGGAGCTGTACGCCCCGACCGAGACCGCCACCGGCGTGTACGACGCGCTGATGGCCGCCGGCGCGGACCTCGGCGTCGTCGACGCGGGCTACTCCGCGATCGAGTCGCTGCGGCTGGAGAAGGGCTACCGCGCGTTCGGGCGCGAGCTCACCCCGGACCACGCGCCGGTCGAGGCGGGGCTGCTGTTCGCCTGCAAGCTGCGCACCGACGTGGACTTCCTGGGCCGGGCCGCGGTCGAGACGGCGCGCGCCGCCGGACCCCGCCGGCGGCTGGTCTCGGTCGTCGTCGAGGACCCCGAGCCGATGCTGTGGGGCGGCGAGCTGGTGCTCCGCGACGGGGTCCCGGTCGGCCAGCTCACCAGTGCGGCCTGGGGCGAGACCGTCGGCGCCTGCGTCGGGCTCGGGTACGTCGCAGACCCGGCCGGCACGACGTCGCGCGACTGGGTCGGCTCGGGCTCCTGGTCGGTGGACGCCGGCGGCGCGGTGCACCCGGTCCGGGTCGGGCTGCGGGCGCCGTACGACCCCGGGAACGACCGGATCCGCGGCTGA
- the paaI gene encoding hydroxyphenylacetyl-CoA thioesterase PaaI, whose protein sequence is MTPDEVARRSAEAMWAGDATSQGLGMELVEVAPGRARLRMTVRADMVNGHAIGHGGLTFTLADSAFAFACNSYNRSTVAAGAEISFLAPTRLGDVLVADAVERSREGRDGVYDVTVRSADAVVAQFVGRSKEIRGTLFSPEPTEED, encoded by the coding sequence GTGACCCCGGACGAGGTCGCCCGCCGAAGCGCGGAGGCGATGTGGGCCGGCGACGCCACCAGCCAGGGCCTGGGCATGGAGCTCGTCGAGGTCGCCCCCGGCCGCGCGAGGCTGCGGATGACGGTGCGCGCGGACATGGTCAACGGGCACGCGATCGGGCACGGCGGCCTCACCTTCACCCTCGCCGACTCGGCGTTCGCGTTCGCCTGCAACTCCTACAACCGGAGCACCGTCGCGGCCGGCGCGGAGATCAGCTTCCTGGCGCCCACCCGGCTCGGGGACGTGCTGGTCGCGGACGCGGTGGAGCGCAGCCGCGAGGGACGCGACGGGGTCTACGACGTCACGGTCCGGTCCGCCGACGCCGTCGTCGCGCAGTTCGTGGGCCGCAGCAAGGAGATCCGCGGGACGCTGTTCTCCCCGGAGCCGACGGAGGAGGACTGA